From the genome of Cynocephalus volans isolate mCynVol1 chromosome 14, mCynVol1.pri, whole genome shotgun sequence, one region includes:
- the LOC134362625 gene encoding interleukin-36 alpha-like: MEWSTVHHLGNIQDINHRIWVLQNQTLIAVPRKQHYVPVTVTLITCKYLETLEKNKGNPIYLGLKEPELCLFCAKVGEKPTLQLKEQNIMDLYNQPEPVKPFLFYHNQNGSTSTFESAAFPGWFIAVSSTGGSPLIITQELGKASTTEFGLTLVD; the protein is encoded by the exons ATGG AGTGGTCCACAGTACATCACCTGGGGAACATTCAAGATATCAATCATCGGATATGGGTCCTTCAGAACCAGACCCTCATAGCAGTCCCCAGGAAGCAACACTATGTTCCAG TCACTGTGACCTTAATCACGTGCAAATATCTGGAGACTCTTGAGAAAAACAAAGGGAACCCCATCTACCTGGGACTGAAGGAGCCAGAGCTTTGCCTGTTCTGTGCAAAGGTTGGGGAGAAGCCCACACTGCAGCTTAAG GAACAGAACATAATGGATTTGTACAACCAACCTGAGCCTGTGAAGCCTTTTCTCTTCTACCACAACCAGAATGGCAGTACGTCCACCTTCGAGTCCGCAGCCTTCCCTGGCTGGTTCATCGCGGTCAGCTCCACGGGAGGCTCTCCTCTCATTATTACCCAAGAACTGGGCAAAGCCTCCACCACTGAATTTGGATTAACTCTAGTGGATTAA